A window from Flavobacterium gyeonganense encodes these proteins:
- a CDS encoding sulfate adenylyltransferase subunit 1 — MDVLKIATAGSVDDGKSTLIGRLLYDTKSLTTDKIEAIEKSSKQKGYDYLDFSLATDGLVAEREQGITIDVAHIYFSTAKKSYIIADTPGHVEYTRNMVTGASTSQVSIILIDARKGVIEQTYRHFFINNLLRVKEVIVAINKMDLVDYSEEVFNKIKADFQALNAKSTFKEQNVSYIPLSALTGDNVVDKLDGMPWYQGQTILEHLEGLHSSDVFESGKARFPVQTVIRPKTEEYHDFRGYAGKLYGNSIKVGDAVTVLPSLTESKVTNIHFFDKQFDEAVAGSSITIELENDINVTRGDMIVKSSELPKIEKDIETTICWMDSKKLVPGTKYFVQHNTNRVLAKIESVKNTIATDYSGTTPASQLAINEIGEVNIKLSKPLYFDSYNENKSNGAFILIDAVTNTTAGVGFIQ; from the coding sequence ATGGACGTTTTAAAAATAGCAACAGCAGGAAGTGTAGATGATGGAAAAAGTACTTTGATCGGAAGATTATTGTACGATACAAAATCATTGACTACAGATAAAATCGAAGCAATCGAAAAAAGCAGTAAACAAAAAGGATACGATTACCTGGATTTTTCTTTGGCAACTGACGGATTAGTAGCAGAAAGAGAGCAGGGGATTACGATTGACGTAGCACATATTTACTTTTCGACTGCAAAGAAAAGTTACATCATTGCCGATACTCCGGGACACGTAGAATATACGAGAAACATGGTTACAGGAGCTTCAACTTCTCAGGTTTCTATTATTTTGATCGATGCGAGAAAAGGGGTAATTGAGCAAACGTATCGTCACTTTTTTATCAACAATTTATTGAGAGTAAAAGAGGTAATTGTAGCAATTAACAAAATGGATTTAGTTGATTATTCAGAAGAAGTTTTCAATAAAATCAAAGCCGATTTTCAGGCATTGAACGCAAAAAGTACTTTCAAAGAACAAAACGTAAGTTATATTCCGTTAAGTGCTTTGACAGGAGATAACGTGGTGGATAAATTAGACGGAATGCCTTGGTATCAGGGGCAAACTATTCTAGAGCATTTAGAAGGATTACATTCTTCAGATGTTTTTGAAAGCGGAAAAGCACGTTTTCCGGTTCAGACGGTTATTCGTCCTAAAACAGAAGAATACCATGATTTTAGAGGGTATGCCGGAAAATTATACGGAAACTCAATTAAAGTTGGGGATGCCGTTACGGTTTTGCCTTCTTTAACAGAATCAAAAGTGACAAACATTCACTTTTTCGATAAACAATTTGATGAGGCTGTTGCAGGTTCTTCAATTACAATTGAATTAGAAAATGATATCAATGTAACGAGAGGTGATATGATCGTAAAATCATCTGAACTTCCAAAAATTGAAAAAGATATTGAAACCACCATTTGCTGGATGGACAGTAAAAAATTGGTTCCGGGAACTAAATATTTTGTACAGCACAATACAAACAGGGTTTTAGCCAAAATTGAGAGTGTTAAAAATACTATTGCGACTGATTATTCAGGAACAACTCCCGCTTCACAATTAGCAATTAATGAAATAGGAGAAGTAAATATCAAACTAAGCAAGCCTTTGTATTTTGATTCTTATAATGAAAATAAATCAAACGGAGCTTTTATTTTAATTGATGCCGTAACCAATACAACAGCAGGAGTAGGGTTTATTCAATAA
- a CDS encoding nitrite/sulfite reductase has product MESFRTEIENPVVQKEIIDLEKKIHLFRGGKIDDERFRSLRLARGIYGQRQEGVQMIRIKLPYGKVTSEQLRRITEVSDKYSTGRLHITTRQDIQIHYVSLDRTPELWSELAKDDITLREACGNTVRNITGSELAGVDVNEPFDVTPYAHGMFQYLLRNPICQEMGRKFKISFSSSDEDTALSYLHDLGFIPKIKDGKKGFKVVFGGGLGSQPAHAELLSEFIPVNQIIPTAEGIIRIFDRYGERAKRMKARMKFLIKEIGKDVFLDLVEKEKKAIAFETYEIDTTAFEGSIQEPLLEVPQVTIDDAAAYEAWKASNVIAQKQAGYYAIGIKVLLGDFYTDKARLLADLIKNYGANELRFSLRQNIVIRHIKEENLPFFYQELAKLDMVALGYNTIGDITACPGTDTCNLGIASSTGIAEELEKVIKAEYPQYSNNSEIEIKISGCMNACGQHNMSAIGFQGMSINSGKLVAPALQVLLGGGRLGNGEGRFADKVIKIPSRRGPDALRTILNDFDANGKGDKFLNYYDAKGEKYFYEILKPFADVTNLTEADFIDWGNADNYVKAVGVGECAGVVIDLVATLLLEAKDKLTFAQESFDEGKWADAIYHGYSAFVNGAKALLLSENEKTNNHAGIVDLFDTVFVESTKIVLPTAFKELVYQINKNEPTEAFAKQYIEEGIAFFAIIEKYRAQELANA; this is encoded by the coding sequence ATGGAAAGTTTTAGAACAGAAATAGAAAATCCGGTAGTTCAGAAAGAGATTATCGATTTAGAAAAAAAGATTCATTTATTCCGTGGAGGAAAAATTGATGATGAGCGTTTTCGCAGTCTTCGTTTAGCGCGAGGAATATACGGACAGCGTCAGGAAGGCGTTCAGATGATTCGTATCAAATTGCCTTATGGTAAAGTGACCAGCGAGCAATTGAGAAGAATTACCGAAGTATCAGACAAATATTCTACAGGACGTTTGCATATTACAACACGTCAGGATATTCAGATTCACTACGTAAGTCTGGACAGAACACCTGAACTTTGGTCAGAATTGGCAAAAGACGATATTACATTACGTGAAGCTTGTGGAAACACGGTTAGAAATATTACAGGAAGTGAGTTAGCAGGTGTAGATGTCAACGAGCCGTTTGATGTGACTCCTTATGCACACGGAATGTTTCAATACTTATTAAGAAATCCAATCTGTCAGGAAATGGGGCGTAAATTCAAAATTTCGTTCTCATCTTCTGATGAAGATACTGCATTGAGCTACTTACACGATTTAGGATTTATTCCTAAAATCAAAGACGGAAAAAAAGGATTCAAAGTAGTTTTTGGAGGAGGTTTAGGATCTCAGCCAGCGCATGCAGAATTGCTTTCAGAGTTTATTCCGGTTAACCAAATCATCCCGACAGCAGAAGGAATCATCCGTATTTTTGACAGATACGGTGAACGTGCAAAAAGAATGAAAGCCCGTATGAAATTCTTAATCAAAGAAATTGGAAAAGATGTGTTCCTTGATTTGGTTGAAAAAGAGAAAAAAGCAATCGCTTTTGAAACATACGAAATTGACACCACTGCTTTTGAAGGATCAATTCAGGAGCCTCTTTTAGAGGTGCCACAAGTAACAATTGATGATGCAGCAGCCTATGAAGCATGGAAAGCATCCAATGTAATTGCTCAGAAGCAAGCAGGTTATTACGCAATCGGAATTAAAGTTTTATTAGGTGATTTTTATACTGATAAAGCGAGATTATTAGCTGATTTAATTAAGAATTACGGAGCAAATGAATTGCGTTTTTCATTGCGTCAAAACATTGTAATCCGTCATATAAAAGAAGAAAATTTACCTTTCTTTTACCAGGAGTTAGCCAAATTAGATATGGTAGCTTTAGGTTACAATACTATCGGTGATATCACTGCGTGTCCTGGTACCGACACTTGTAATTTGGGGATTGCAAGCAGTACCGGAATTGCGGAAGAATTAGAAAAAGTAATCAAAGCAGAATATCCACAATATAGCAACAACAGCGAAATTGAAATCAAAATCAGTGGTTGTATGAATGCCTGTGGACAGCATAATATGTCTGCAATCGGATTTCAGGGAATGTCTATCAACTCAGGAAAATTAGTAGCTCCGGCTTTACAGGTTTTATTAGGTGGAGGACGTTTAGGAAACGGAGAAGGACGTTTCGCTGATAAAGTAATCAAAATTCCAAGCCGTAGAGGACCAGATGCATTAAGAACTATTTTAAATGATTTTGATGCCAATGGAAAAGGAGATAAATTCCTTAATTATTATGATGCTAAAGGAGAGAAATATTTCTATGAAATTTTAAAACCTTTTGCAGACGTAACCAATTTAACTGAAGCTGATTTTATTGATTGGGGTAATGCAGACAATTATGTAAAAGCGGTTGGAGTTGGAGAATGTGCCGGAGTTGTAATTGATTTGGTGGCTACTTTATTATTAGAAGCTAAAGACAAATTAACATTTGCACAGGAATCTTTTGACGAAGGAAAATGGGCAGATGCAATTTACCATGGCTATTCTGCATTTGTAAATGGCGCAAAAGCATTGTTGCTTTCTGAAAATGAAAAAACAAACAATCACGCTGGAATCGTTGATTTATTTGATACTGTTTTTGTTGAAAGCACTAAAATTGTATTGCCAACAGCATTCAAAGAACTGGTTTATCAAATCAATAAAAATGAACCAACTGAAGCATTCGCAAAACAATATATTGAAGAAGGAATTGCATTTTTTGCAATTATAGAAAAATACAGAGCACAGGAATTAGCCAATGCATAA
- the cobA gene encoding uroporphyrinogen-III C-methyltransferase, with protein MHNTIKPKVTLVGAGPGDPELLTLKGVKALAEANVVLYDALANDEILSHAPKNAIRIFVGKKIGNHAYTQDQINQLIVDNALTYGNVVRLKGGDSFIFGRGSEEIEYAESFRIETVIVPGISSVLAVPASQGISITKRGVSESFWAITGTTSDRKLSADVALAAQSSATVVIVMGMHKLPQIIDLFQKENKGNLPVAIIQSGTTKEEKTGVGTVDSILEIVKEKELCSPAIIVLGEVVRESNKLKAFYEEFLSKEII; from the coding sequence ATGCATAATACTATAAAACCAAAAGTAACTTTAGTCGGTGCAGGTCCCGGCGATCCGGAATTGCTTACACTGAAAGGTGTTAAGGCACTGGCTGAAGCGAATGTGGTTTTGTACGACGCTTTAGCAAATGATGAAATTTTAAGTCATGCTCCTAAAAATGCCATTAGAATTTTTGTTGGAAAAAAAATAGGAAACCATGCTTACACGCAAGATCAGATTAATCAGTTGATTGTGGATAATGCGCTGACGTATGGAAATGTAGTTCGGTTAAAAGGTGGGGATTCGTTTATTTTTGGAAGAGGAAGCGAGGAAATAGAATACGCAGAAAGTTTCCGAATTGAGACGGTTATAGTTCCTGGAATTTCATCTGTATTAGCTGTTCCGGCAAGTCAGGGAATATCCATTACAAAAAGAGGTGTTTCAGAAAGCTTTTGGGCAATTACAGGAACAACTTCCGACAGGAAATTATCAGCTGATGTTGCTTTGGCAGCACAGTCTTCTGCAACAGTTGTAATCGTGATGGGAATGCATAAACTGCCTCAGATTATCGATTTGTTTCAAAAAGAGAACAAAGGGAATCTGCCAGTTGCCATCATTCAAAGCGGAACAACAAAGGAGGAGAAAACAGGTGTTGGAACAGTTGATTCAATTTTAGAAATTGTAAAGGAAAAAGAATTATGTTCTCCGGCAATTATCGTTTTAGGAGAAGTTGTGCGCGAAAGCAATAAATTAAAAGCGTTTTATGAAGAGTTTCTTTCAAAAGAAATTATTTAA
- a CDS encoding precorrin-2 dehydrogenase/sirohydrochlorin ferrochelatase family protein: MEQNELYPIFLKLHNLNVLIVGGGNVGLEKLSFLLKSSPNANVEVVAPDFHLEIKVLAENHPSVKLTEAKFKKKMLKKRHMVIACTDDLEVNKRVYDLARKRYLICNIADTPNLCDYYLGGIVTKGNVKIAISTNGKSPTTAKRLREFFEEVIPEDINYMVENLNEYRKTLKGDFEDKVKKMNEITASLKNKE, from the coding sequence ATGGAACAAAACGAATTATATCCAATATTTTTAAAGCTTCACAATCTGAATGTGCTGATTGTGGGTGGAGGAAATGTTGGCTTAGAAAAGCTTTCTTTTTTACTGAAATCAAGTCCGAATGCCAACGTTGAAGTAGTTGCACCCGACTTTCATCTGGAAATAAAAGTTTTAGCCGAAAATCATCCTTCAGTTAAATTGACGGAAGCGAAGTTCAAAAAGAAAATGCTCAAGAAGCGCCACATGGTTATTGCATGTACGGATGATCTAGAAGTAAATAAACGCGTGTACGATTTAGCCAGAAAGCGTTATCTGATCTGTAATATTGCAGATACGCCAAATTTGTGTGATTATTATCTGGGCGGAATCGTAACTAAAGGAAATGTAAAAATTGCCATTTCGACTAACGGAAAATCACCAACAACAGCCAAAAGGCTCAGGGAGTTTTTTGAAGAAGTGATTCCGGAGGACATCAATTACATGGTTGAAAACCTCAATGAATACAGAAAAACACTGAAAGGCGACTTTGAAGATAAAGTAAAGAAGATGAATGAAATAACAGCTTCTTTGAAAAATAAAGAGTAA
- a CDS encoding NAD(P)/FAD-dependent oxidoreductase translates to MIKTDILIIGAGPTGLFAVFEAGLLKLKCHILDALPQPGGQLSELYPKKPIYDIPGFPEVLAGDLVDGLMEQIKQFEPGFTLGERAETIEKQEDGSFIVTSSKGKKFHAPVIAIAGGLGSFEPRKPLIEDIEFYEDKGVKYFIKNPEKFRDKRVVIAGGGDSALDWSIFLANVASEVTLIHRRNEFRGALDSVEKVQELKSAGKIKLITPAEVIGINGAEHVESLDIEENGAHRKIETDYFIPLFGLTPKLGPIADWGLEIEKNAIKVNNALDYQTNIPGIFAIGDVNTYPGKLKLILCGFHEATLMCQAAYQIINPGKKYVLKYTTVSGVDGFDGTRKEAPKAVVKAIV, encoded by the coding sequence ATGATTAAAACAGATATACTTATAATTGGAGCAGGACCAACAGGTTTATTTGCCGTTTTCGAGGCAGGATTATTAAAATTGAAATGCCATATTTTAGATGCTTTGCCTCAGCCTGGAGGACAGCTTTCAGAGTTGTATCCAAAAAAGCCTATTTATGATATTCCTGGTTTTCCGGAAGTTTTGGCTGGTGATTTAGTAGATGGTTTAATGGAGCAGATTAAGCAGTTTGAACCAGGTTTCACTTTAGGTGAGCGTGCAGAAACTATCGAAAAACAAGAAGACGGAAGTTTTATTGTAACGTCAAGTAAAGGAAAAAAATTCCACGCACCGGTTATTGCAATTGCAGGAGGTTTGGGAAGTTTTGAACCAAGAAAACCTCTTATTGAAGATATCGAGTTTTATGAAGATAAAGGAGTTAAATACTTCATCAAAAATCCTGAAAAATTCAGAGATAAAAGAGTGGTTATTGCAGGAGGCGGAGATTCAGCTTTAGACTGGAGTATCTTCTTAGCCAACGTAGCATCAGAAGTAACTTTGATTCACCGTAGAAACGAATTTAGAGGAGCTTTAGATTCTGTAGAAAAAGTACAGGAATTAAAATCAGCAGGAAAAATCAAATTGATCACACCAGCTGAGGTAATCGGAATTAACGGTGCTGAGCACGTAGAATCTTTGGATATTGAGGAAAACGGAGCACACCGTAAAATCGAAACCGATTATTTCATTCCACTTTTTGGATTGACTCCAAAATTAGGTCCAATTGCTGACTGGGGATTAGAAATCGAAAAAAATGCAATCAAGGTAAACAATGCATTAGATTACCAGACCAACATTCCTGGAATCTTCGCTATTGGAGACGTTAATACATACCCTGGAAAATTAAAATTAATCCTTTGTGGGTTCCATGAAGCGACTTTAATGTGTCAGGCAGCATACCAAATCATCAATCCGGGTAAAAAATATGTATTGAAATATACAACAGTATCTGGAGTAGACGGTTTCGACGGAACCCGTAAAGAAGCGCCAAAAGCAGTTGTAAAAGCAATAGTTTAA